Genomic DNA from Selenomonas sp. oral taxon 126:
GGCGTCGGCAAGACGACCACAGCCGTCAACCTCGCCGCCGCTGTCGCACGCGCAAAGCGCCGCGTCCTGCTCGTTGACATCGACCCGCAGGGGAACGCAACGAGCGGCTTCGGCATCGACAAGAATATGCTCATGTCCACGACCTATCGCGTCCTGATCGAGGGGCGCAGTCTGCGGGAGTCCATCGTTACATCGGACTACCGCGTGGATGTCCTGCCCGCCAGCGTCGAGCTCGCGGGGGCGGAGGTGGAACTGGCGGGGATGGAGCGGCGGGAGACGCGCCTCAGGGACGCGCTCACCGTGGTGGAGCACGACTACGACTACATCTTCATCGACTGCCCGCCCTCCCTCGGCTTCCTCACGCTGAACGCACTCGCGGCGGCGCACGCCGTCCTCATCCCGATCCAGTGCGAGTTCTACGCACTCGAGGGCGTGGCACAGCTGATGAACACGATCGGCCTCGTGCAGGAGAGTGCAAACCCTGCGCTCACTGTGCAGGGGGTTGTCATGACCATGTACGACAGCCGCACGCGCATTGCGACGCAGGTCGTCGATGAGGTGAAAAATGTCTTTGGCGCGGCGCTCTACGAGACCCTGATTCCGCGCAAC
This window encodes:
- a CDS encoding ParA family protein, whose protein sequence is MAKIIAIASQKGGVGKTTTAVNLAAAVARAKRRVLLVDIDPQGNATSGFGIDKNMLMSTTYRVLIEGRSLRESIVTSDYRVDVLPASVELAGAEVELAGMERRETRLRDALTVVEHDYDYIFIDCPPSLGFLTLNALAAAHAVLIPIQCEFYALEGVAQLMNTIGLVQESANPALTVQGVVMTMYDSRTRIATQVVDEVKNVFGAALYETLIPRNVRLSEAPSFGQPITSYDITSRGAESYIALAREVMKREES